One Thermococcus alcaliphilus DNA window includes the following coding sequences:
- a CDS encoding ThiF family adenylyltransferase → MLTEKELERYDRQIRIFGVEGQEKLKKSKVAVVGVGGLGSPVAYYLAAAGVNLLLIDEQLPELSNLNRQILHWEEDLEKNPKPISAKWKLERFNSDIKIETFVGKLTRENIEEVLRDVDVIVDCLDNFETRYLLDEFAHKREIPLVHGAVESLYGQVTTIIPGKTKSLKEIFPVPPKKKEKFPILGATAGVIGTIQAAEVIKLLTGKGEVLANKLLIVDLMHNSFEVIELED, encoded by the coding sequence ATGCTGACGGAGAAGGAGCTGGAAAGATACGACAGACAGATTAGGATTTTCGGGGTTGAAGGGCAAGAGAAGCTCAAGAAAAGCAAAGTGGCCGTTGTAGGTGTAGGAGGACTTGGAAGCCCCGTCGCTTATTATTTGGCAGCTGCGGGAGTAAACCTCTTGCTCATAGATGAACAACTCCCAGAACTGAGCAATTTAAACAGGCAGATTCTTCACTGGGAAGAGGACTTGGAAAAGAACCCGAAGCCAATATCAGCTAAATGGAAGCTTGAGCGCTTTAACTCGGATATAAAGATAGAAACCTTTGTTGGAAAGCTAACGAGGGAGAACATAGAAGAGGTTCTTAGAGACGTTGATGTTATTGTTGATTGCCTAGACAACTTCGAGACGAGGTACCTTCTGGATGAGTTTGCCCATAAAAGGGAAATTCCCCTTGTTCACGGAGCCGTTGAGAGCCTTTACGGGCAGGTAACCACTATCATTCCCGGAAAGACAAAGAGTCTTAAAGAAATCTTCCCAGTGCCACCAAAGAAGAAAGAAAAGTTCCCGATTTTGGGGGCAACAGCGGGAGTTATAGGAACCATACAAGCGGCAGAGGTTATAAAGCTGTTGACTGGCAAAGGAGAAGTCTTGGCAAACAAACTACTCATTGTTGATCTAATGCACAATTCCTTTGAGGTGATCGAGCTTGAAGATTAG
- a CDS encoding SPASM domain-containing protein has product MEISGNDVLSLSKSSIVTLAKPPWVEREHNGKLERLILQLGSGKGEFSEVEGIPRSIGCIGNNKFILRDAPLELERIKEVIREFSTISGKDLYLTNYDDLSLLEELSRFSATLPIENVYPVVRLEDFEKISFPTNVKPIVEARYSHKNIKRLQSIEGAYAVLLMIKGDEIGNIADFSFPGEVYLDVLFPGSLRKVDFDLMDAKRTFKAHNEFHPCLSGTLAITAEGFALPCPLLRNFVVGSVKELSLKQILRKRRLKRFWKLRKEDIESCKLCPFSSTCHDCRALEYYASGDITGLEYCPLDYPLGYNVQKSFMYEKLSSRW; this is encoded by the coding sequence ATGGAGATAAGTGGTAACGATGTTTTGAGCCTTAGTAAAAGCTCCATCGTTACCTTAGCAAAACCACCATGGGTGGAAAGAGAACACAATGGAAAGCTCGAAAGACTTATACTGCAACTCGGCTCAGGAAAAGGGGAGTTTTCGGAAGTGGAAGGAATACCACGATCAATAGGATGCATTGGCAACAATAAGTTCATTCTTCGAGATGCTCCCCTAGAGCTTGAGCGGATAAAAGAGGTAATAAGGGAGTTCTCAACGATTTCTGGCAAAGACCTTTACCTGACAAATTATGACGACTTATCTCTTCTGGAAGAGCTTTCTCGCTTTTCTGCAACGCTTCCAATTGAGAATGTCTATCCCGTTGTTAGACTTGAAGACTTCGAGAAGATATCCTTCCCAACAAATGTTAAGCCTATTGTAGAAGCTAGATATTCTCACAAAAATATAAAAAGGCTTCAAAGCATAGAGGGAGCGTATGCTGTACTTCTCATGATTAAAGGAGACGAAATTGGAAATATTGCAGATTTTTCGTTTCCTGGTGAGGTATACCTTGATGTACTTTTTCCGGGCTCACTGAGAAAAGTTGATTTCGATTTAATGGATGCTAAGAGGACATTCAAAGCTCATAATGAATTCCATCCGTGTTTGAGCGGCACTCTGGCTATAACCGCGGAAGGATTCGCTCTTCCCTGCCCTCTTTTGCGGAATTTTGTAGTAGGGAGCGTAAAAGAACTAAGCCTAAAGCAGATACTCAGGAAACGCAGATTGAAAAGATTCTGGAAACTGAGAAAGGAAGACATAGAAAGCTGCAAACTCTGTCCATTTAGCTCCACATGCCATGATTGCAGAGCACTGGAATACTATGCCTCCGGAGATATAACGGGGTTGGAATACTGCCCACTGGACTACCCCCTAGGATATAATGTCCAAAAAAGTTTTATGTATGAAAAATTAAGTAGTAGATGGTGA
- a CDS encoding adenosine-specific kinase produces MVKIEVVEVEKPEGVECIIGQGNFSIFTVDDLARALLTAVPGIKFGVAMNEAKPQLTRYTGNDRELEELAAKNALKIGAGHVFVILMKNAFPINVLNTIKNHPAVAMVYGASENPMQVIVAETELGRSVLGIVDGKAATRIETNEQKKERRELVEKIGYTID; encoded by the coding sequence ATGGTCAAAATAGAGGTTGTAGAGGTAGAAAAACCAGAGGGGGTAGAATGCATCATCGGTCAGGGGAACTTCTCAATCTTCACCGTTGACGACTTAGCTAGGGCTCTTCTCACAGCGGTTCCCGGAATAAAGTTTGGGGTTGCTATGAACGAGGCGAAGCCACAACTAACAAGGTACACCGGGAACGATAGAGAACTCGAAGAATTGGCCGCAAAAAATGCTTTAAAGATTGGAGCAGGTCATGTTTTTGTAATCCTTATGAAAAACGCCTTCCCAATAAACGTGCTTAACACCATAAAAAACCACCCGGCAGTGGCTATGGTCTACGGTGCGAGTGAAAACCCCATGCAGGTTATAGTGGCCGAAACAGAACTTGGACGCTCTGTTCTCGGAATAGTAGATGGAAAAGCCGCAACTAGAATTGAGACCAACGAACAGAAGAAAGAGAGAAGGGAACTTGTCGAAAAAATTGGCTATACTATAGATTAG
- a CDS encoding CDP-2,3-bis-(O-geranylgeranyl)-sn-glycerol synthase, whose protein sequence is MNELLEALWYILPAYFANASPVIFKGKTPMDFGKSFVDGKRILGDGKTWRGFFGGLFTGVLIGIIQYQIKPDFYGSFSIALKLAFALSFGALLGDLIGSFVKRRIGMERGYPAVGLDQWGFLVSALVLAYPIKTLTTGQVLFLLLVTPFIHWGANVLAYKLKWKSVPW, encoded by the coding sequence ATGAATGAACTGCTCGAAGCTTTGTGGTACATTCTCCCAGCGTATTTTGCAAATGCCTCCCCAGTGATCTTCAAAGGCAAAACACCAATGGACTTTGGAAAGAGTTTTGTCGATGGAAAGAGAATTCTTGGTGATGGGAAAACCTGGAGGGGCTTTTTCGGAGGACTTTTTACGGGAGTTTTAATAGGGATTATTCAATATCAAATCAAGCCCGATTTTTATGGCTCGTTTTCGATTGCCTTAAAACTTGCTTTTGCGCTCTCCTTTGGAGCTCTTCTCGGAGACCTGATCGGGAGCTTTGTTAAGAGAAGAATAGGTATGGAAAGAGGTTATCCGGCAGTTGGTCTCGACCAATGGGGCTTTTTAGTTTCTGCACTAGTTTTAGCTTATCCAATAAAGACTCTCACGACTGGACAGGTATTATTTCTTCTCCTTGTAACTCCGTTCATCCATTGGGGAGCCAATGTTTTGGCGTATAAGCTAAAGTGGAAAAGCGTTCCTTGGTAA
- a CDS encoding HTH domain-containing protein, with amino-acid sequence MSEELVFKVLKEAGRPLKSAEIAELAGIDKKEVDKVIKKLKKEGKIISPKRCYYAPAE; translated from the coding sequence ATGAGTGAGGAGTTAGTTTTCAAAGTTTTAAAAGAAGCAGGAAGACCTTTAAAGAGCGCTGAAATAGCAGAATTAGCCGGAATTGACAAGAAAGAAGTAGATAAAGTCATTAAAAAGCTCAAAAAGGAAGGGAAGATAATTTCTCCGAAGAGATGTTACTACGCTCCTGCTGAGTGA
- a CDS encoding VIT1/CCC1 transporter family protein yields MEEMLKLASQFYEDEYKDSVLYASLSRGEKDPKLKEEFLRLSHMESNHAKFWHDFLAKRGKKPEKIKIGRLSFFSVKLLRKLLGPGTVVSLLEMGENSAIQKYFSFLTKYKLSDEEREAISKIILDELEHERFFYESKKRFHVENIRDFVLGMNDGLVELLGAVTGLSAVYIHNPKIVGISGLIVGVAGALSMGIGAFISVRSQRQVNESVKQRMEVLFKVSPKRAKEELIERLLESGMPEEVAKEVAEKLSSNENAMINLLVQESNENELRSALYTGLAYLTGVAFPVLPYFVASSSLLALPFSILLAGTALAMVASVISILSGISIRKKVFEMVSTGLGAAFLSYLFGRLMESLFHISAL; encoded by the coding sequence ATGGAGGAAATGCTCAAGCTGGCGAGTCAATTTTACGAGGACGAATACAAAGATTCAGTTCTCTATGCTTCTTTGAGTAGAGGGGAAAAAGATCCAAAGCTGAAAGAAGAATTTTTAAGGTTATCTCACATGGAATCAAATCACGCAAAATTCTGGCACGACTTTTTGGCCAAAAGGGGCAAAAAACCTGAGAAAATAAAAATAGGCAGGCTCAGTTTCTTTTCTGTAAAACTGCTTAGAAAGCTTTTAGGTCCTGGAACTGTTGTTTCCCTGCTTGAGATGGGAGAAAACTCGGCTATTCAAAAGTATTTCAGCTTTCTGACAAAATACAAGCTTAGCGATGAAGAGAGGGAGGCAATTTCTAAAATAATCTTAGATGAACTTGAGCATGAGCGCTTTTTCTATGAGAGCAAGAAGCGCTTTCATGTAGAAAACATAAGGGATTTTGTCCTTGGAATGAACGATGGTCTCGTAGAGCTTTTGGGGGCAGTTACGGGACTTTCGGCAGTTTACATCCACAATCCGAAAATAGTAGGGATTAGCGGCTTGATAGTTGGAGTCGCGGGAGCACTTTCAATGGGGATAGGGGCGTTTATATCCGTCAGGTCTCAGAGGCAGGTGAATGAGAGTGTAAAACAGAGAATGGAAGTGCTTTTCAAAGTTTCTCCGAAGAGAGCAAAGGAAGAGCTTATAGAGAGGCTTTTGGAGAGCGGTATGCCAGAGGAGGTTGCTAAAGAAGTTGCGGAAAAGCTCTCTTCCAATGAAAACGCAATGATAAATCTTCTTGTGCAAGAAAGCAATGAAAATGAACTCCGTTCGGCCCTCTATACTGGTCTGGCTTACTTAACTGGGGTGGCTTTTCCAGTATTACCGTATTTTGTTGCCTCTTCCTCGTTATTGGCTCTACCTTTCTCAATCCTCTTGGCTGGAACTGCTTTGGCCATGGTTGCCAGCGTAATCTCCATACTTTCGGGAATTTCAATAAGGAAGAAAGTATTTGAAATGGTCTCCACTGGATTGGGGGCAGCTTTCCTGAGCTACCTTTTTGGAAGGTTAATGGAAAGCCTTTTCCACATTTCGGCACTTTGA
- a CDS encoding Lrp/AsnC family transcriptional regulator gives MGEVLDTIDLKLLKELKENSRENIASLSKKLGIPRTTVHYRIKKLVSEGIIEKFTIKPNYKKLNLGTTAFILARYEPDSGLTQREVAKRIAQIEEVYEVHIIAGEWDLLIKVRAPSAEDIGKVVIDKLREIKGVGQTVTMVSFVTVKEEP, from the coding sequence ATGGGTGAAGTACTAGATACAATTGATTTAAAACTGTTAAAAGAGCTTAAGGAGAATTCGAGGGAGAACATAGCTAGCTTAAGCAAAAAGCTGGGCATCCCAAGGACAACTGTTCACTACAGGATAAAAAAGCTCGTAAGCGAGGGCATCATAGAGAAGTTCACTATCAAACCCAATTACAAGAAGCTCAATCTAGGAACTACAGCATTCATCCTTGCCAGGTATGAACCCGATTCAGGACTAACGCAAAGGGAAGTTGCCAAAAGGATCGCCCAAATTGAAGAAGTTTATGAAGTTCACATAATCGCTGGAGAATGGGATCTCCTGATAAAGGTTAGGGCCCCTTCGGCTGAAGACATTGGAAAAGTTGTGATTGATAAGCTTAGAGAAATAAAGGGCGTTGGACAAACCGTAACTATGGTCTCCTTCGTTACCGTGAAAGAAGAACCCTAA
- a CDS encoding GbsR/MarR family transcriptional regulator — translation MGVEEAKRIMMEHFANTARRFGLSELYGYIYGVLFFEDEPLSLGEIAERTGYSLSHVSTALKLLENIGLVKRIKKPGDKKAYYTAIKNIREWRKEAYYKKIEEDVKQTRENLLKALKEVENDKSEEAEKIRQRIEFALQRNAIAEKIINIFLKNEDEQVLKALLECLEEKLNSENP, via the coding sequence ATGGGGGTTGAGGAAGCTAAAAGGATCATGATGGAGCACTTCGCAAATACCGCAAGAAGATTTGGGTTAAGTGAGCTCTATGGATACATATACGGAGTTCTCTTCTTTGAAGACGAACCGTTAAGCCTAGGAGAAATTGCTGAGAGGACTGGATACTCACTTTCTCACGTGAGCACCGCACTGAAGCTCCTAGAAAATATTGGACTTGTAAAAAGGATCAAAAAGCCAGGAGATAAAAAGGCATATTACACAGCAATAAAGAATATTCGAGAGTGGAGAAAAGAGGCATACTATAAAAAAATAGAGGAAGACGTCAAGCAAACCAGAGAAAACCTTTTGAAGGCTTTGAAGGAAGTGGAAAACGATAAAAGCGAAGAAGCAGAGAAAATAAGGCAGAGAATAGAATTTGCTCTTCAGAGAAATGCCATTGCAGAAAAGATCATAAACATCTTCCTGAAAAATGAGGATGAGCAAGTTCTGAAAGCCCTTTTAGAGTGTCTCGAAGAAAAGCTAAATAGTGAAAACCCTTAA
- a CDS encoding hydrophobe/amphiphile efflux-3 (HAE3) family transporter, with protein MLKKLARVIVKYRVAFSLIALFLLILSVYGVQLLEFESDLTKQLPQDLPAVRDYLILQNEFQSGDSALIIVKVASIEEGGVYDIRDPEVIKSIYELEERLREHEYVTDTTSIADIFIQILGRLPENEEEVRFVLNTLPPEALQGLISSDYRTTIIVATLTAGSGSQAVQRVYEDIERDINEVRFPKNVEVIQTGTIGITYRILAMLQGDLNRTMAIAFLFVAFLLIYFYKSVFRAMLPLIPLVFGVTMTLGFMGLLGIPIDMVTTVVGAMIVGMGIDYGVHVTNRYFEERKKGRGIEEAAEEAVAETGKALLGAALTTIAGFSALSLSVLPSLRRLSFVLIMGLSLAAINAVVITPSLIILYEDIMRKIKGKHEVPEIRAHSGFIAKSFNTLGRIIKGHPKTTLLIVSLMTLVFLYGLTQVTTEVRLEKMIPEGIPEIEAMKDVRYEFGGQDELDLIVKAEDVRDPTIVRDIYRFEQEILADSHYNNVFETNSIANVVVRKYGYIPEDKEKIKEAIKEGGAPINEDYSMTLIQVRGNFGGVRPDDFRAIMHYFEEQAKSADFPPGVEIRPAGDLYLNYVLDGLTNQELGKISTYGSILVVLVVILLFRRPLVSIAMILPMFLGALWTVGYMGLAGIPFTQTLAGVISMIVGLGVDYGMHLTHRFLEELREGNPYPIISAVEGVGPGILVGALTTAGGFLALLSGELTAIHDFGKTLAVGIFASMFAAFTVTPALLQLFYGKRIRGEEK; from the coding sequence ATGCTCAAGAAGCTCGCGAGGGTAATAGTAAAATACAGGGTGGCATTTTCATTGATAGCCCTATTCTTGCTAATTCTCTCTGTATACGGAGTACAGCTGTTGGAATTCGAAAGCGACCTTACTAAACAGCTTCCCCAAGATTTGCCGGCAGTGAGGGATTATTTGATACTCCAAAATGAATTTCAAAGTGGAGATTCTGCTCTTATAATTGTCAAGGTGGCCTCTATTGAAGAGGGCGGTGTCTATGACATTAGAGACCCCGAGGTGATAAAGTCAATCTACGAACTCGAGGAGCGTTTAAGGGAGCATGAATATGTAACAGACACAACAAGCATTGCTGATATTTTTATTCAAATTCTTGGCAGATTGCCTGAAAACGAAGAAGAAGTTAGATTTGTTTTGAATACTCTCCCCCCAGAAGCCCTGCAGGGGTTGATAAGCTCCGATTATAGAACGACCATTATAGTAGCTACTCTTACGGCAGGCTCTGGCTCCCAAGCGGTGCAGAGAGTTTATGAGGACATTGAGAGAGATATAAACGAGGTACGCTTCCCAAAAAATGTGGAGGTTATTCAAACCGGAACAATTGGAATCACATATAGGATTCTGGCAATGCTTCAAGGTGATCTAAATAGAACAATGGCCATTGCCTTCCTCTTCGTGGCGTTTCTGTTGATCTACTTTTACAAATCCGTTTTTAGGGCAATGCTTCCCCTTATACCTCTGGTATTTGGCGTAACGATGACTCTCGGTTTTATGGGGCTGCTTGGGATTCCAATAGACATGGTAACTACCGTAGTTGGGGCAATGATAGTTGGAATGGGTATTGACTACGGTGTTCACGTAACAAATCGTTATTTTGAGGAAAGGAAAAAGGGCAGAGGTATTGAAGAGGCTGCAGAAGAAGCTGTGGCAGAGACTGGAAAGGCCTTGTTGGGGGCAGCTCTGACAACCATAGCTGGATTTTCTGCATTGAGTCTTTCCGTTTTGCCTTCTCTCCGCAGATTGAGTTTTGTCTTGATAATGGGACTCAGCTTAGCAGCGATAAACGCTGTTGTAATAACCCCTTCACTTATAATCCTCTACGAGGATATTATGAGGAAAATCAAAGGAAAACACGAAGTTCCTGAGATAAGAGCTCATTCAGGTTTTATTGCTAAGTCCTTTAACACCCTTGGCAGGATCATTAAGGGACATCCAAAAACAACTCTGCTTATTGTGTCTCTGATGACCCTTGTGTTTCTTTATGGTTTAACTCAGGTAACAACGGAGGTTAGACTTGAGAAAATGATTCCCGAAGGCATACCAGAAATTGAGGCTATGAAAGATGTTAGATATGAATTCGGTGGTCAAGACGAGCTGGATTTAATAGTGAAGGCAGAGGACGTAAGGGATCCAACAATAGTGAGGGACATATACCGCTTTGAGCAGGAGATACTTGCCGACTCTCATTACAACAATGTCTTTGAGACCAACAGCATAGCGAATGTAGTTGTCAGAAAATACGGCTACATTCCCGAAGACAAGGAAAAAATAAAAGAAGCTATAAAAGAGGGAGGAGCTCCCATAAATGAAGACTACTCGATGACTCTAATCCAGGTAAGAGGTAACTTCGGCGGGGTTAGGCCAGATGACTTTAGGGCTATTATGCACTATTTTGAAGAGCAGGCAAAAAGTGCAGACTTTCCTCCGGGAGTTGAGATAAGACCCGCTGGAGATTTGTATCTAAACTACGTTTTAGATGGTCTTACAAATCAAGAGCTCGGCAAGATATCCACCTATGGTAGCATTCTTGTTGTGCTGGTAGTTATACTGCTCTTCAGAAGGCCGCTAGTTTCGATTGCAATGATACTACCCATGTTCCTTGGTGCCCTTTGGACCGTTGGCTACATGGGGCTCGCGGGCATACCTTTCACTCAAACTTTAGCTGGTGTTATCTCGATGATAGTTGGTCTTGGAGTTGACTACGGAATGCACCTTACCCACAGGTTTTTGGAAGAACTTAGGGAGGGCAATCCGTATCCCATAATCTCTGCAGTTGAAGGAGTTGGTCCCGGGATCTTGGTTGGGGCTTTAACTACGGCTGGAGGATTTTTAGCTTTGCTTAGTGGAGAACTCACCGCAATACACGACTTTGGAAAAACCCTAGCGGTTGGAATCTTCGCTTCAATGTTTGCCGCTTTCACGGTAACACCTGCTTTGCTCCAGCTGTTTTATGGAAAAAGGATAAGAGGTGAGGAAAAATGA
- a CDS encoding molybdenum cofactor biosynthesis protein MoaE, which translates to MKIRLFKKPEDFDIAEAVGLVSSPKSGGIAIFLGKVRNESHGRRVKKLIYEAYEEMAIEEMKRIREEALKKFPILDMVIWHRYGELEVGENTILIVAAGKHRKEAFEACIWAVDEVKKRVPIWKKEVTDEGVFWIEGEKAIPDKKVH; encoded by the coding sequence TTGAAGATTAGACTCTTTAAAAAACCCGAGGATTTTGACATTGCCGAAGCCGTTGGGCTTGTTTCGTCTCCAAAAAGTGGAGGAATCGCGATATTTCTCGGAAAAGTTAGAAACGAGAGCCACGGCAGGAGAGTTAAAAAGCTCATTTATGAGGCCTATGAAGAAATGGCGATAGAAGAGATGAAGAGAATTCGAGAGGAGGCCCTGAAAAAATTCCCAATATTAGATATGGTTATATGGCACCGTTATGGCGAGCTTGAAGTGGGAGAGAACACAATTCTCATAGTAGCTGCTGGGAAGCACAGAAAAGAAGCTTTTGAGGCCTGTATTTGGGCTGTAGATGAAGTAAAAAAGAGGGTTCCAATATGGAAGAAAGAAGTGACCGATGAAGGTGTGTTTTGGATTGAAGGAGAAAAAGCAATACCCGACAAAAAGGTACATTAA
- a CDS encoding ubiquitin-like small modifier protein 1, producing MKVKVRYFARFRELAGTGEEEIDLPEGSKIRDLVEKIKELHPEFKEEIFGEDYDDSADVNISRNGRYASFDEELKDGDIVALFPPTSGG from the coding sequence ATGAAGGTGAAAGTGAGGTATTTTGCCCGCTTTAGGGAGCTAGCTGGAACAGGAGAGGAGGAAATTGATCTTCCAGAGGGAAGTAAGATAAGAGACCTTGTTGAGAAGATAAAAGAACTCCATCCTGAGTTTAAGGAGGAAATTTTTGGTGAAGACTACGATGATAGCGCAGATGTGAACATCTCAAGGAACGGCAGATACGCTTCTTTCGATGAGGAATTAAAAGATGGTGACATTGTAGCTTTATTCCCGCCCACGAGTGGTGGATGA
- a CDS encoding XTP/dITP diphosphatase produces MRLVFVTSNKGKVEEVRKYLSPLGVEVVQKSIKYPEIQANTLEDVVAFGVEWLKEHITEPFFIDDSGLFIESLKGFPGVYSAYVYKTLGNEGILKLMEGIKDRRAYFKSVIGYYDGELHIFTGVVHGKIINEKRGSKGFGFDPIFMPEGYDKTFAEMEIEEKNKISHRGLALREFTRWLKENLKKD; encoded by the coding sequence ATGCGACTAGTGTTTGTAACATCCAATAAGGGAAAAGTCGAAGAGGTTAGAAAATACCTTTCCCCTCTGGGTGTAGAGGTTGTGCAGAAGAGTATAAAATATCCTGAGATACAGGCAAACACCCTAGAAGATGTTGTCGCTTTTGGAGTAGAGTGGTTAAAAGAACACATAACCGAACCGTTCTTCATAGATGACTCCGGTCTTTTTATTGAGAGTTTAAAGGGATTTCCAGGAGTTTACTCAGCTTACGTTTACAAAACCCTGGGAAACGAAGGAATTCTCAAGCTCATGGAGGGAATTAAAGACAGAAGAGCATACTTCAAAAGCGTGATAGGGTATTACGATGGGGAGCTTCACATATTTACGGGAGTTGTGCACGGAAAAATAATTAACGAGAAACGCGGCAGTAAGGGATTTGGGTTCGACCCAATATTCATGCCGGAAGGCTATGACAAGACGTTTGCCGAGATGGAAATAGAAGAAAAAAACAAAATCTCTCACAGAGGACTAGCCCTAAGGGAGTTTACACGATGGCTAAAAGAAAATCTTAAAAAGGATTGA